GACAACCTCACCCGGCTCTTCGCCGTGCCCGGCGTGGCCCTGCCGCGCTTCTGGGTCGGCATCGTGCTCCAGATCGGGCTCGCCTACCAGCTCGGCCTCTTTCCCATCGTCGGCCGGGCGTCCCGGGCGCCGGCCGGGATCACCGGCTTCTACCTGCTGGACGCCCTCCTCACCGGCGACACCCGGGCGTTCCTCGACAGCGCCCTCCACCTGGCGCTGCCGGCCGTGACCCTGGCGCTGCCGACCCTGGCCCAGCTCGCCCGGATCACCCGGGCCAGCATGATCGACGTCTTTCGCCGGCAGTTCATGCTGGTGCACCGGGCCTACGGGATCCGGCCGGCGCGGCTCGTGATGCGCTACGGGCTCCGGAACGGCCTGACCTCGGTGCTGACGCTGGTGGGCATGACCTACGGGGCGCTGCTGGAGAACGCCTTCCTGGTGGAGGTCGTCTTCTCGTGGCCGGGCATCTCCGCCTACGGCGCGGCCGCCGTGCTCGCCAAGGACTTCAACGCGGTGGTCGGCGTGACGCTGGTCGTCGGCCTCTCCTTCATGCTGGCGAACTTCCTGGTCGACGTGCTCTACGGCTTCGTCGATCCCCGGGTGCGCTATCACTGAGCTGGCGGCCGTCGAGCCGCGGGCGATCGCGGCCGCCCCCCGCACCCACGCGCTGGGGCGGCGGCGAGGGCTCCGGCGCCTCCTCCGCAACCCGCTCTCGGCCGCCGGCGCCGCCGTGGTCCTGGCGCTCGTCGTCTGCGCGACGGTGCCGGGATGGCTCGTGCCCTTCCCGGAGGACGCCGGGCCGCGCGTCCACTTCGATCGCGCGTTCCGCCCGCCGGGGCCGGTCCACTGGTTCGGGACCGACGACGTGGGCCGCGACATCCTGAGCCGGGCCGTGTTCGGCACCCGGTGGGCGCTGGTGCTGGCGGTGGTGGTGCTGGGGATCGCCCTCGGGCTCGGCGTCCCCCTCGGCCTGATCGCGGGCTACTGGAGCGGCGGCGTCCTCAGCTCGGTGATCATGCGGATCACCGACGTCTTCCTCTCGGTCCCGCCGCTGGCCCTCGCCCTCGCGGTGGCGGCCGCCTTCAGGCCCGACCTGACCAGCGCGATGGTGGCCATCTCGTTCACCTGGTGGCCCTGGTTCACCCGCCTGGTCTACGGCGAGGTGCTCGTCCGGCGGGAAGAGCCTTACGTGGAGGCCGCCCGGGCCCTGGGCCGCCACGACCTCGTCATCTCGTTCCGCGAGATCCTGCCCAACGTGATCTCGCCCATCGTCGTGAAGGCCACCCTCGACGTCTCCTTCGTGATCCTGCTCGGCTCGAGCCTGTCGTTCCTCGGCGTCGGCGCCCAGGAGCCGACGCCCGACTGGGGCGCCATGGTGGCGCGCGGGCGCACCTTCCTGCCGGACCACTGGTG
This portion of the Candidatus Methylomirabilota bacterium genome encodes:
- a CDS encoding ABC transporter permease; amino-acid sequence: MGRRRGLRRLLRNPLSAAGAAVVLALVVCATVPGWLVPFPEDAGPRVHFDRAFRPPGPVHWFGTDDVGRDILSRAVFGTRWALVLAVVVLGIALGLGVPLGLIAGYWSGGVLSSVIMRITDVFLSVPPLALALAVAAAFRPDLTSAMVAISFTWWPWFTRLVYGEVLVRREEPYVEAARALGRHDLVISFREILPNVISPIVVKATLDVSFVILLGSSLSFLGVGAQEPTPDWGAMVARGRTFLPDHWWLSTMPGLVIFVAVMGFNLLGDALRDALDVWE
- a CDS encoding ABC transporter permease, which codes for MHYRDFLVRRLAQIVPTILGLLVLIFLISRVMPGDPVRLALGPEATHDQIEAYRHKLGLDQPLPVQFAGYLGGLARGDFGESIRTYRDVRLDLRDFLPATVELVLAALVVAVALGVPLGVLSAVYRDTWVDNLTRLFAVPGVALPRFWVGIVLQIGLAYQLGLFPIVGRASRAPAGITGFYLLDALLTGDTRAFLDSALHLALPAVTLALPTLAQLARITRASMIDVFRRQFMLVHRAYGIRPARLVMRYGLRNGLTSVLTLVGMTYGALLENAFLVEVVFSWPGISAYGAAAVLAKDFNAVVGVTLVVGLSFMLANFLVDVLYGFVDPRVRYH